One Chitinophaga parva DNA segment encodes these proteins:
- the pyk gene encoding pyruvate kinase: MSTNDLSKYYHKDMNNEAAREHAFHKTKIVATVGPACDTYEKMLELVVAGVNVFRLNFSHGAHEDKKRIIGYIRQINETQPYNVSILADLQGPKLRVGEIENNALPLHKGDILTFTSKEKVVGTKDLIYVSYPDLDKDLRPGQKILIDDGKIETIVKEITPDGLIKAEVSLGGILSSKKGFNLPDTQVSLPALTEKDEVDLQFIIDNECDWVALSFVREVKDLLLLRSRLKERNSKIKVISKIEKPEAIRNLKEIIWESDGVMIARGDLGVELPVEQIPMIQKDIIRKCIHRAKPVIVATQMMESMIDRSRPNRSEITDVANAVLEGADAVMLSGETATGQHPTLVIETMVKIIKEVEKEDIIYNRNLIPHRHSPTFLSDALCYNAAKIAEDLDAEALIGMTQSGYTGFMLSSYRPKSPLYIFTKEKTLVNQLSLSWGVRAFYYAEEPALDTIIRDQLNILKERGFLKAGDVAVNTGSTPVEEHLPTNVLKITRVQ; encoded by the coding sequence ATGAGCACAAACGACTTGTCGAAATATTATCACAAGGACATGAACAACGAAGCGGCCCGCGAGCATGCTTTTCACAAAACCAAGATCGTTGCAACAGTAGGACCTGCCTGCGACACCTATGAGAAAATGCTGGAACTGGTAGTGGCCGGCGTGAACGTGTTCCGCCTCAACTTCAGCCACGGCGCCCACGAAGACAAAAAACGCATCATCGGTTATATCCGCCAGATCAATGAGACACAACCCTACAACGTGTCCATTCTGGCAGACCTCCAGGGCCCCAAACTGCGCGTAGGCGAGATCGAGAACAACGCCCTGCCCCTGCACAAAGGCGACATCCTGACCTTCACTTCCAAAGAAAAAGTAGTCGGTACCAAAGACCTGATCTATGTGTCGTACCCCGACCTGGACAAGGACCTGCGCCCCGGCCAGAAAATACTCATCGATGATGGTAAGATTGAAACCATCGTAAAAGAGATCACCCCGGATGGCCTCATCAAGGCAGAAGTATCCCTGGGTGGTATCCTCTCCTCCAAAAAAGGCTTCAACCTGCCGGATACCCAGGTATCCCTGCCAGCCCTCACCGAAAAGGATGAAGTGGACCTGCAGTTCATCATCGACAACGAATGCGACTGGGTGGCCCTGTCCTTTGTACGTGAGGTGAAAGACCTGCTGCTGCTGCGTTCCCGCCTGAAAGAGCGCAACTCCAAGATCAAGGTGATCTCCAAAATCGAGAAACCCGAAGCCATCCGCAACCTCAAAGAAATTATCTGGGAAAGTGATGGTGTGATGATCGCCCGCGGCGACCTCGGTGTGGAACTGCCCGTAGAGCAGATCCCCATGATCCAGAAAGATATTATCCGCAAATGTATCCACCGCGCCAAGCCTGTGATCGTAGCTACCCAGATGATGGAAAGCATGATAGACCGCAGCCGCCCGAACCGCAGTGAGATCACCGACGTGGCCAATGCCGTACTGGAAGGCGCTGACGCCGTGATGCTGAGCGGCGAGACCGCCACCGGCCAGCACCCCACCCTGGTAATTGAAACCATGGTAAAGATCATCAAGGAAGTAGAAAAAGAAGACATTATCTATAACCGTAACCTGATCCCCCACCGCCACTCTCCCACCTTCCTGAGCGATGCGCTGTGCTACAACGCCGCCAAGATCGCGGAAGACCTGGACGCGGAGGCCCTGATCGGTATGACGCAGAGCGGCTACACCGGCTTTATGCTGAGCAGCTACCGTCCCAAATCCCCGCTGTACATCTTTACCAAGGAAAAGACCCTGGTAAACCAGCTGAGCCTGAGCTGGGGCGTACGTGCCTTCTATTATGCAGAAGAACCCGCCCTGGATACCATCATCAGGGACCAGCTCAACATCCTGAAGGAACGCGGTTTCCTGAAGGCCGGCGATGTAGCTGTGAACACCGGCTCTACCCCGGTAGAAGAGCACCTGCCTACCAATGTGCTGAAGATCACACGGGTACAGTAA
- a CDS encoding YqjF family protein — protein sequence MSHPLLNATVHRPYPLPGGPWIYYQEWNRVIFLHWQADAAKLSALLPPGLEPDLLEGLHWVSYVFFDMQRIRPRFAPALAPVSDFYEANVRTYVTRDGRPGVYFLSMEGSGKLAVTLARAISGLPYTYAPMQRRPGFVSLDNATARHHFDLTYQTGNILTSTPADQWLTERYCLYYEHGKRLARYDIHHQAWPLQSLEITDMHQQYGWLHELILPGTLQVRYSPGVQVLAWRRQYL from the coding sequence ATGTCACATCCACTACTCAATGCCACCGTGCACCGGCCCTACCCATTGCCCGGAGGGCCCTGGATCTACTACCAGGAATGGAACCGCGTGATCTTCCTGCACTGGCAGGCAGATGCCGCCAAACTCAGTGCCCTCCTGCCCCCCGGCCTGGAACCGGACCTTCTGGAGGGCCTGCACTGGGTGTCTTATGTATTTTTTGACATGCAGCGCATCCGGCCCCGCTTTGCGCCCGCCCTGGCGCCGGTATCTGATTTCTACGAGGCCAATGTGCGCACCTATGTAACCCGGGATGGTAGACCCGGTGTGTATTTCCTAAGCATGGAAGGTTCTGGCAAACTGGCCGTAACACTGGCCCGTGCCATTTCCGGCCTGCCCTATACTTACGCGCCCATGCAGCGCCGGCCCGGCTTTGTGAGCCTGGACAACGCAACCGCCCGTCACCACTTTGACCTTACCTATCAAACCGGCAACATCCTGACATCCACGCCTGCCGATCAATGGCTTACAGAACGCTACTGCCTGTATTATGAGCACGGCAAACGCCTGGCCCGGTACGACATCCACCACCAGGCATGGCCCCTGCAATCACTGGAGATCACAGACATGCACCAGCAATATGGCTGGTTGCATGAACTGATACTGCCCGGTACGCTGCAGGTGCGTTATTCCCCCGGGGTGCAGGTGCTGGCATGGAGAAGGCAGTATTTATAA
- a CDS encoding prolyl oligopeptidase family serine peptidase, whose translation MTDTAAAQQQPTIHYPETRRTDTVDHYHGTDIADPYRWLEDDHSAETAAWVSAQNQLTQSYLNYIPFRKQVHARLEQLWNYPRYSAPFRRGDFYYYYKNDGLQNQAVLMRQRGLDGAPEVFIDPNQLSATGTVALGGISFSKDHRYVAVLVAGAGSDWQTAKVMDTRTGQDLADKLEWIKFSGIAWRGNGFYYSRYDAPTEQSKLSGKNEYHKVYYHQLGDAQEMDALIYVDKNHPLRNAGASVTEDERFLLIHTSEGTSGSAIWYRDLQDPAQTELKLLIPGFDHEPSVIDNDGDKLLVLTNHDAPNYKVVLVDPKHPEQQNWKTIIPEQQEVLGHVGTGGGKLFASYLKDASTRVMQYDYQGKLEHDIQLPGIGTADGFGAEKEDKDFYYTFTSFVTPGTIYHYDIATGQSTVYRKPEVKFNPEDYETKQVFFQSKDGTRVPMFLSYKKGLEMKGNTPVLLYGYGGFNIPMTPAFSVSNLFFMEQGGIYAVVNLRGGSEYGEAWHKAGMLEKKQNVFDDFIGAAEFLVKQKYTNPSKIAIRGGSNGGLLIGACMTQRPDLFKVALPAVGVMDMLRFQKFTIGWAWATEYGSSDKPEQFKYLVQYSPLHHLKKGVHYPATLVTTADHDDRVVPAHSFKFAATLQADQGGPAPVLIRIETQAGHGAGKPTSKLIDEATDVWSFTMWNLGMDFKQ comes from the coding sequence ATGACAGATACCGCAGCGGCACAACAACAGCCCACCATCCACTACCCGGAGACCCGGCGCACCGACACCGTAGACCACTATCATGGTACCGATATTGCTGATCCCTACCGCTGGCTGGAAGATGACCACAGCGCGGAAACCGCCGCCTGGGTATCCGCCCAGAACCAGCTTACTCAGTCGTACCTGAACTATATTCCCTTCCGCAAACAGGTGCACGCGCGCCTGGAGCAGCTGTGGAACTACCCGCGCTACAGTGCCCCCTTCCGCCGCGGGGATTTTTATTACTACTATAAAAATGACGGCCTGCAAAACCAGGCCGTACTGATGCGCCAGCGCGGACTGGATGGTGCCCCGGAGGTTTTTATTGATCCCAATCAACTCTCTGCCACGGGCACCGTGGCCCTGGGCGGCATCAGCTTTTCCAAAGACCACCGCTATGTGGCCGTCCTGGTGGCCGGCGCCGGGTCCGACTGGCAAACCGCCAAGGTGATGGACACCCGGACCGGGCAGGATTTGGCGGACAAGCTGGAATGGATCAAATTCAGCGGCATAGCCTGGCGGGGCAACGGCTTTTACTACAGCCGCTACGACGCGCCCACGGAGCAAAGCAAACTATCCGGCAAGAACGAATACCATAAAGTATACTACCATCAACTGGGCGATGCCCAGGAAATGGATGCACTGATCTACGTGGATAAAAACCACCCGCTGCGTAACGCCGGCGCTTCCGTAACGGAAGATGAGCGCTTCCTGCTCATCCACACCAGTGAAGGCACCAGTGGCTCCGCCATCTGGTACCGCGACCTGCAGGACCCTGCCCAAACGGAGCTGAAACTGCTCATCCCCGGTTTTGACCACGAGCCTTCCGTGATAGATAATGACGGGGATAAACTGCTGGTGCTCACGAACCACGATGCACCTAATTATAAAGTGGTGCTGGTAGATCCCAAACACCCGGAACAGCAAAACTGGAAAACCATCATCCCGGAACAGCAGGAAGTGCTGGGCCACGTGGGCACCGGTGGAGGAAAGCTGTTTGCCTCCTACCTCAAGGATGCCTCCACCCGCGTAATGCAGTATGATTACCAGGGCAAGCTGGAACACGATATCCAGCTACCAGGCATTGGCACCGCGGACGGTTTTGGGGCGGAAAAAGAAGACAAGGATTTCTACTACACCTTTACGTCTTTTGTAACACCCGGCACTATTTATCATTATGATATAGCCACTGGCCAATCCACCGTGTACCGCAAGCCGGAAGTGAAGTTCAATCCCGAAGATTATGAAACCAAACAGGTGTTTTTCCAGAGCAAGGATGGTACCCGCGTGCCCATGTTCCTTTCCTATAAAAAAGGCCTGGAAATGAAGGGCAACACACCTGTGCTGCTGTATGGCTACGGAGGCTTCAACATCCCGATGACACCGGCTTTCAGTGTGTCTAACCTCTTCTTCATGGAGCAGGGTGGCATTTACGCAGTGGTGAACCTGCGCGGAGGAAGTGAATATGGGGAAGCCTGGCACAAGGCAGGCATGCTGGAAAAGAAACAAAACGTGTTTGACGATTTCATCGGCGCGGCCGAATTCCTGGTAAAACAAAAATATACCAACCCGTCTAAGATAGCCATCCGTGGCGGATCTAACGGGGGCTTGCTGATAGGCGCCTGCATGACCCAGCGCCCGGACCTCTTTAAAGTGGCCCTGCCGGCGGTAGGGGTGATGGACATGCTGCGCTTCCAGAAATTTACCATTGGCTGGGCATGGGCCACAGAATATGGCAGCAGCGATAAGCCGGAACAATTCAAATACCTGGTGCAATATTCACCGTTGCACCATTTGAAAAAAGGGGTGCATTACCCCGCCACCCTGGTGACCACGGCAGATCATGACGACCGCGTAGTACCCGCCCACTCGTTCAAGTTTGCCGCTACCCTGCAGGCAGACCAGGGCGGCCCGGCGCCGGTGCTCATCCGCATTGAAACCCAGGCAGGCCATGGTGCCGGTAAGCCCACGTCTAAACTGATAGACGAAGCCACAGATGTATGGTCATTTACCATGTGGAATCTCGGCATGGATTTTAAGCAGTAA
- a CDS encoding MFS transporter translates to MALRKSTILIMAACTGLIVANIYYNQPLLKLIAEDFHITESEAGQVSFFTQIGYAMGLLFCVPLGDMLERKKQIIFMGIFSVVALVVSAVAQSPALLKIAGFFIGFTSIIPQLIIPMAAHLADPKDRGSVIGTIMSGLLIGILLSRTLSGFVGRYLGWQAMFGIAAGITAAMVLLMALTFPSSKPHYDKTYGHLMRSLLHLIQREPLLREATAISVCSFAMFGLFWTTLTFLLSAPPYNYSSDLIGSMGLAAAAGALCAPLIGKLADSRSPRIAVGYGIGFVFLGFALFYFFSTHIIAIIIGIIFIDLGQQSIHVSNQTRIYALHPEARNRLNTVYMTCAFIGTAAGSAIGLAVWPVGHWPAVCLAAVVLMGIALAVYVLTYKKDVVLEAA, encoded by the coding sequence ATGGCACTTAGAAAATCGACTATTCTTATCATGGCCGCCTGCACGGGCCTTATCGTAGCAAATATTTATTACAACCAGCCTTTGTTGAAGCTCATTGCGGAAGACTTTCACATTACCGAAAGTGAAGCAGGACAGGTGTCTTTCTTCACGCAGATCGGGTATGCCATGGGCCTGCTGTTTTGTGTGCCCCTGGGCGATATGCTGGAACGCAAAAAGCAGATCATTTTCATGGGCATTTTCTCCGTGGTGGCGCTGGTAGTATCTGCCGTGGCGCAAAGCCCGGCCCTGCTCAAAATAGCCGGCTTTTTCATTGGGTTTACTTCCATCATTCCCCAGCTCATTATTCCCATGGCCGCGCACCTGGCCGATCCTAAAGACCGCGGCAGCGTGATTGGCACTATCATGAGCGGGTTGCTGATCGGTATCCTGTTATCCCGCACCCTGAGCGGTTTTGTGGGCCGGTACCTGGGCTGGCAGGCCATGTTTGGCATCGCGGCCGGCATCACGGCGGCCATGGTATTGCTGATGGCGCTCACCTTTCCCAGCAGCAAGCCGCATTACGATAAAACCTACGGTCATCTCATGCGCTCCCTGCTCCATCTTATCCAGCGGGAGCCGTTGCTGCGCGAAGCTACGGCTATCAGCGTATGCAGCTTTGCGATGTTTGGTCTTTTCTGGACCACGCTTACTTTCCTGCTGTCCGCGCCGCCGTACAATTACAGCAGTGACCTCATAGGTTCCATGGGCCTGGCCGCCGCTGCCGGCGCGCTTTGTGCACCGCTCATTGGTAAACTGGCGGATAGCAGGAGCCCCCGCATTGCTGTGGGGTATGGCATTGGCTTCGTGTTCCTGGGCTTTGCCTTGTTCTATTTCTTCAGCACCCACATCATCGCCATCATCATCGGTATTATTTTCATAGACCTGGGCCAGCAAAGCATCCACGTGTCTAACCAGACCCGTATTTACGCGCTGCATCCCGAAGCGCGCAACCGCCTCAACACCGTGTACATGACGTGTGCATTTATTGGCACGGCTGCGGGTTCTGCCATTGGCCTGGCCGTATGGCCCGTTGGCCACTGGCCGGCCGTTTGCCTTGCAGCGGTGGTGCTCATGGGCATTGCATTGGCGGTGTACGTATTGACGTATAAGAAAGACGTAGTGCTGGAGGCGGCTTAA
- a CDS encoding SDR family oxidoreductase, producing the protein MKVLITGSNGLLGQYLIQTFAADPRYTIIATGRGENRLRRRHGYTYEPLDFTDKDAVTALVKKHMPQVIIHSGAMTQVDDCERNKEACWAANVDATQYLLEAATPLQSFFLQLSTDFIFDGLAGPYQEDDAPNPISYYGATKVAAERLVKHAALPWAIVRTVLVYGVADDPRRSNIITWVKQNLEQGKSIKVVDDQWRTPTLVQDLALGCKLVVDQRATGVFHISGKEVLTPYQMALQVADYFQLNAALMEKVTADTFTQAGKRPAKTGFIIDKATNVLGYTPRSFAEGLEIVAGQLE; encoded by the coding sequence ATGAAAGTTCTCATCACCGGCAGCAACGGGCTGCTGGGACAGTACCTGATACAAACCTTTGCCGCCGATCCGCGTTACACTATCATTGCCACGGGCCGCGGGGAAAACCGCCTGCGCCGCCGCCATGGTTACACCTATGAGCCGCTGGACTTTACAGACAAGGATGCCGTAACGGCGTTGGTAAAAAAGCATATGCCGCAGGTGATCATCCACTCCGGGGCCATGACCCAGGTAGATGATTGTGAGCGCAACAAGGAAGCCTGCTGGGCTGCCAATGTAGATGCCACGCAATACCTGCTGGAAGCGGCCACCCCGCTGCAAAGTTTTTTCCTGCAGCTGTCCACAGATTTCATCTTTGACGGCCTGGCGGGCCCCTACCAGGAAGACGATGCACCCAATCCCATCAGCTACTATGGCGCCACCAAAGTGGCCGCGGAACGGCTGGTAAAACATGCCGCCCTGCCCTGGGCCATTGTGCGCACAGTGCTGGTGTATGGCGTGGCAGACGATCCGCGCCGCAGCAACATTATCACCTGGGTGAAGCAAAACCTGGAACAGGGGAAGTCCATCAAAGTAGTGGATGACCAGTGGCGCACACCTACCCTGGTGCAGGACCTGGCCCTGGGGTGCAAGCTGGTAGTGGACCAACGGGCTACGGGAGTGTTCCATATTTCCGGAAAGGAAGTGCTTACGCCTTACCAGATGGCGCTGCAGGTGGCGGATTATTTCCAGCTCAATGCAGCCCTGATGGAAAAGGTAACCGCGGATACGTTTACACAAGCGGGTAAGCGCCCGGCAAAAACAGGTTTCATTATCGACAAGGCTACTAACGTACTTGGCTATACGCCGAGAAGTTTTGCTGAAGGACTGGAGATCGTAGCAGGGCAGTTGGAATAA
- a CDS encoding HU domain-containing protein: MIIQQYLQEVLFSRQVAVVPRIGTFHLQHVPARYHAADRTLTPPQQLITFSPLWDNDGDCQRWIAHNENLLDYAAELRMNKGLEEVLQPLAAGEKVQLEGIGTLEQDAHGHITFLPVVLPGYMDTLNVAPQTHYTPIQPEPEQPIVPETLDEETPETLIPEAPVDNTGGDDWDTPEAPRKSMAWIAIPVVIIILLTGLGIWWYTSQQPAPAEEQPKPLVDSSLTEQASVQDSTVTTTPETATTAPVAAATTYRVVFRSYPRSDSAKAYIKYNQLQTDSSFRTVMIYPSSDTAFFRIAMPTAAADTASMKKKMASYKLGKVYVEQ; the protein is encoded by the coding sequence TTGATAATACAGCAATACCTCCAGGAAGTACTGTTTAGCCGGCAGGTAGCCGTGGTGCCCAGGATAGGTACCTTCCACCTGCAGCATGTGCCCGCGCGGTATCATGCAGCCGACCGTACCCTTACACCTCCCCAGCAACTGATCACTTTTTCTCCCCTGTGGGACAATGATGGCGACTGCCAGCGTTGGATAGCCCATAATGAAAACCTCCTGGACTATGCCGCGGAACTGCGGATGAATAAAGGCCTGGAAGAGGTCCTGCAGCCCCTGGCCGCCGGGGAAAAAGTACAGCTGGAAGGTATAGGTACCCTGGAGCAGGATGCCCATGGCCATATCACCTTCCTGCCGGTGGTGCTGCCCGGTTATATGGACACCCTGAACGTAGCGCCACAAACCCATTACACACCCATACAGCCGGAGCCGGAGCAACCCATCGTGCCCGAAACCCTGGACGAGGAAACACCAGAAACGCTGATCCCCGAAGCCCCGGTGGACAATACCGGTGGAGACGACTGGGACACCCCGGAAGCCCCCCGCAAAAGCATGGCATGGATAGCCATTCCCGTGGTGATCATCATCCTGCTTACCGGCCTGGGTATCTGGTGGTACACTTCCCAGCAGCCCGCCCCCGCGGAAGAACAGCCCAAGCCCCTGGTAGATTCCAGCCTTACGGAGCAGGCCTCCGTGCAGGACAGCACCGTAACCACCACGCCGGAAACCGCCACCACAGCGCCTGTCGCTGCAGCGACCACTTACCGCGTAGTGTTCCGCAGCTATCCCCGCAGTGACAGTGCCAAGGCTTATATCAAATACAACCAACTGCAAACAGATTCCAGCTTCCGCACGGTGATGATCTATCCCAGCAGCGATACAGCTTTCTTCCGCATCGCCATGCCTACCGCAGCAGCAGATACGGCCAGCATGAAGAAGAAAATGGCCAGTTATAAGCTGGGGAAGGTTTATGTAGAACAGTAA
- the pfkA gene encoding 6-phosphofructokinase — MKKVNNIAVLTSGGDAPGMNAAVRAVVRTGIYHDLNVYGVMYGYRGLLTDDIFPMESKSVANIIQRGGTILKTARCMEFYEYEGRKKAYENLKNRNIDGLVVVGGDGSFNGAMKLSQEFDIPCIGLPGTIDKDIAGTDFTIGFDTAVNTAVEAIDKIRDTADAHDRLFIIEVMGRDAGYLALHSGIATGAENILVPEHTTSVEDIINDLQANERRKKMVNLIVVAEGHEAGGANGLAKRVREQCPQLDTKVCILGHIQRGGNPTTMDRILASRMGYAAVDALLEGIHNVMIGIVNDKVAYTPLDKAVKAKQEIDPEWFKIVKILAS, encoded by the coding sequence ATGAAAAAAGTGAACAATATTGCTGTGCTTACCTCTGGTGGCGACGCGCCCGGCATGAATGCGGCGGTGCGCGCGGTGGTAAGAACAGGCATTTATCACGACCTGAACGTGTACGGCGTGATGTATGGTTACCGTGGCCTTTTAACTGACGACATTTTCCCGATGGAATCCAAATCGGTGGCCAATATCATCCAGCGCGGCGGAACCATCCTGAAAACGGCACGCTGCATGGAGTTCTACGAATATGAAGGTCGCAAGAAAGCGTACGAAAATTTAAAGAACAGAAATATTGACGGACTGGTAGTAGTAGGTGGCGACGGCAGTTTCAACGGCGCCATGAAATTGAGCCAGGAATTTGACATACCTTGCATCGGCTTGCCGGGCACCATCGATAAAGATATTGCCGGCACCGATTTTACCATTGGATTTGATACGGCGGTAAACACCGCTGTGGAAGCGATCGACAAGATCCGCGATACGGCCGACGCACACGACCGTCTTTTCATCATCGAGGTAATGGGACGCGATGCGGGCTACCTGGCCTTGCACAGCGGCATTGCTACCGGTGCGGAAAACATCCTGGTTCCCGAGCACACCACTTCAGTAGAGGATATTATCAACGACCTGCAGGCCAATGAGCGCCGCAAAAAGATGGTGAACCTCATTGTGGTGGCGGAAGGCCACGAGGCCGGCGGTGCAAACGGGCTGGCGAAACGCGTGCGCGAACAGTGCCCCCAGCTGGACACGAAAGTGTGCATCCTGGGCCATATCCAGCGCGGCGGCAACCCTACCACCATGGACCGTATCCTGGCCAGCCGCATGGGCTACGCCGCGGTAGACGCCCTGCTGGAAGGCATTCACAACGTGATGATCGGTATTGTGAACGACAAAGTTGCTTACACCCCCCTTGATAAGGCTGTAAAAGCCAAACAAGAGATAGATCCTGAATGGTTTAAGATTGTTAAAATACTTGCGAGTTAA
- a CDS encoding TonB-dependent receptor produces the protein MNTTQRHLKYMLPVLLALGAATTAHAQKKDSTLKQETIDIISSYQPKLKEATKVNLTASLPNRDTARPRLTYDVPALNLNFMYQPIHLQPLALGKDSLPPLLNNFVKLGYGNLNTPLVQVGFGSNRNEKFNFGIFGNYQSSKGKDVQYQDYSTLNVGAAGTYLSPKFEIKAGLGFDQNVVHYYGYDHDSFPNLTKSDLKQVFNQGSASFGVKNRTENNPWAFSYAPHAKFYFFGDHFKRSESTVIVNVPLSQQIFEDIYIRAEGILDLSTFNEDNRDHINNNIVSIHPSVDIDKPGFVLHAGVNPTWTNSKFYLLPDVVNESHLIRKKLILSSGWISYFDKNSYRNLAQRNPFLAGLPDGMRNTRIEEKYTGIKGTLGSHFNYNTKFGSVTWSNLPLFVNDTTVSYKFMTRNEEQLKAFELHAEVGYIQEEKFQARASIDWFNYGKQTTEPKPWGLVPFQADVFAEYTFAKKLKVHANLFALSGSDYLVYNKDFGKTKSALDLNAGASYDIGQHFQVWFTANNLFNSHYQRWYGYQNYGINVLGGVMFKF, from the coding sequence ATGAACACAACGCAACGTCACCTGAAATATATGCTGCCGGTACTGCTGGCACTGGGCGCAGCCACCACGGCTCACGCACAGAAGAAAGACAGTACCCTCAAGCAGGAAACCATCGACATTATCTCTTCTTACCAGCCCAAGCTGAAAGAGGCTACCAAAGTGAATCTCACCGCATCGCTGCCTAACCGCGATACGGCCCGGCCCCGGCTCACCTATGACGTGCCGGCGCTGAACCTGAACTTCATGTACCAGCCCATCCACCTGCAGCCCCTGGCCCTGGGCAAGGATTCCCTGCCCCCGCTGCTCAACAATTTCGTGAAGCTGGGCTACGGCAACCTGAACACGCCCCTGGTACAGGTAGGCTTTGGCAGCAACCGGAATGAGAAATTCAACTTCGGCATTTTCGGGAACTACCAGTCATCCAAGGGCAAGGATGTGCAGTACCAGGACTATTCCACCCTCAACGTGGGCGCCGCCGGCACCTATCTTTCCCCGAAGTTTGAGATCAAGGCAGGCCTGGGTTTTGACCAGAACGTAGTGCACTACTATGGTTACGACCATGACTCTTTTCCCAATCTTACCAAAAGTGACCTGAAGCAGGTATTCAACCAGGGCAGCGCCAGTTTCGGGGTGAAGAACCGTACAGAAAACAATCCCTGGGCATTTTCCTACGCCCCCCACGCCAAGTTCTATTTCTTTGGCGACCACTTTAAGCGCAGTGAAAGCACCGTGATCGTGAACGTGCCCCTGAGCCAGCAGATCTTTGAAGATATCTACATCCGTGCGGAAGGCATCCTGGACCTGTCTACCTTCAACGAAGACAACCGCGATCATATCAATAACAACATCGTGTCCATCCACCCCTCCGTGGATATAGATAAACCGGGCTTTGTGCTGCATGCGGGCGTAAACCCCACGTGGACCAATTCCAAGTTCTACCTGCTGCCGGACGTCGTGAACGAATCGCACCTGATCCGCAAGAAACTGATCCTGAGCAGCGGCTGGATCTCTTATTTTGATAAGAACAGCTACCGCAACCTGGCCCAGCGCAATCCTTTCCTGGCGGGCCTTCCGGACGGTATGCGCAATACCCGCATTGAAGAAAAGTATACCGGTATCAAAGGCACCCTGGGCAGCCACTTTAATTATAATACCAAGTTCGGATCTGTAACCTGGAGCAACCTGCCCCTGTTTGTAAACGATACCACGGTATCTTATAAATTCATGACCCGGAACGAAGAGCAGCTCAAGGCATTTGAACTGCATGCGGAGGTAGGCTACATCCAGGAAGAGAAGTTCCAGGCAAGGGCCAGCATCGACTGGTTTAATTACGGCAAGCAGACCACCGAGCCCAAACCCTGGGGACTGGTGCCTTTCCAGGCAGACGTTTTTGCGGAGTACACCTTTGCCAAGAAACTGAAGGTACATGCGAACCTCTTTGCCCTGAGCGGCAGTGATTACCTGGTGTATAACAAGGACTTTGGCAAAACTAAAAGCGCCCTGGACCTCAACGCCGGCGCCAGCTACGACATAGGCCAGCACTTCCAGGTGTGGTTCACCGCCAACAATCTTTTCAACAGCCATTATCAACGCTGGTACGGCTACCAGAATTACGGGATCAATGTGCTGGGTGGCGTGATGTTCAAATTTTAA